Proteins from one Scyliorhinus canicula chromosome 6, sScyCan1.1, whole genome shotgun sequence genomic window:
- the LOC119966994 gene encoding protein FAM177B isoform X1, translated as MEQVGESHKQTEAVEPKDMEAGKKEPKRRIHFSSGETIEEYSTEEEFEEEQKVSETVNPSTLPWSHFLLFWMMKFARTSLFTCDFLGEKLANLFGLTSAKYQYAVDEYYSVQDQEGYEDGDEMTVMEEVTMNEKQHLPIQNSQYGTLNMVEKPGVDSRAGSKHTVSYDNEAMEDNEEIIDQIKVESNQ; from the exons ACAGAGGCAGTTGAACCCAAAGACATGGAGGCAGGAAAGAAAGAGCCGAAAAGACGCATTCATTTTTCAAGTGGAGAAACCATTGAGGAATACAGCACTGAAGAGgagtttgaagaagagcagaaagTGTCAGAGACAGTCAATCCT TCCACACTTCCCTGGAGCCATTTCCTGCTGTTTTGGATGATGAAGTTTGCCAGGACATCATTATTCA CCTGTGATTTTCTTGGTGAGAAACTGGCCAATCTGTTTGGACTGACATCAGCCAAGTACCAATATGCAGTAGATGAATACTACAGTGTTCAAGACCAG GAAGGGTATGAAGATGGTGATGAAATGACAGTCATGGAGGAAGTAACAATGAATGAGAAACAGCATCTCCCAATTCAAAATTCCCAATATGGGACTTTAAACATGGTGGAGAAGCCAGGAGttgacagcagggcaggaagcaaGCACACAGTATCCTACGACAATGAAGCTATGGAAGACAATGAAGAAATTATTGACCAGATAAAGGTGGAGAGCAACCAATGA
- the LOC119966994 gene encoding protein FAM177B isoform X2 gives MEAGKKEPKRRIHFSSGETIEEYSTEEEFEEEQKVSETVNPSTLPWSHFLLFWMMKFARTSLFTCDFLGEKLANLFGLTSAKYQYAVDEYYSVQDQEGYEDGDEMTVMEEVTMNEKQHLPIQNSQYGTLNMVEKPGVDSRAGSKHTVSYDNEAMEDNEEIIDQIKVESNQ, from the exons ATGGAGGCAGGAAAGAAAGAGCCGAAAAGACGCATTCATTTTTCAAGTGGAGAAACCATTGAGGAATACAGCACTGAAGAGgagtttgaagaagagcagaaagTGTCAGAGACAGTCAATCCT TCCACACTTCCCTGGAGCCATTTCCTGCTGTTTTGGATGATGAAGTTTGCCAGGACATCATTATTCA CCTGTGATTTTCTTGGTGAGAAACTGGCCAATCTGTTTGGACTGACATCAGCCAAGTACCAATATGCAGTAGATGAATACTACAGTGTTCAAGACCAG GAAGGGTATGAAGATGGTGATGAAATGACAGTCATGGAGGAAGTAACAATGAATGAGAAACAGCATCTCCCAATTCAAAATTCCCAATATGGGACTTTAAACATGGTGGAGAAGCCAGGAGttgacagcagggcaggaagcaaGCACACAGTATCCTACGACAATGAAGCTATGGAAGACAATGAAGAAATTATTGACCAGATAAAGGTGGAGAGCAACCAATGA